TCTTTCAATTTTCTCTTTTAAGTTATACTGCATTCGTTTTGGTTAGGTATGTGTTTTTCTTGCTTATATGTGAAATGTGGATAATGGTTATGATTTGGTTGAAAGTGTAGTTTGTGTGAGATTGATTTGCTTGAATCGGTGAAAGTATTTAGGTTTACTATTTGTTTCTCCGTCGTTTGGGAAATTTGTTCGAGATGAGAAGTTATCTGTGGGTGTTCATTAGATAATATGTTCAATTGGCTCGAAATTTTATCAGTCACATGCTCATTTTAATTACGTTTGCTGAGCTTGTAcattagtactagtatatatttatgattGGATTGCTTCTTCTTTAAGGTTTTAATTTGTGAAAATATGGATATGCCGTAAATTGGACTGGACTAGCCCAAGGGTAAAGACTAAAGAATAATATAGGAGATGATCGTTGCGTTGGAATGGCTTCAAGGATAGAATCTTGCAGTTTGAAGGAGAATCCAATCCACTTGGGAAGTAAATGTAGAGTGTAAAATGTTCTTTTAGAATGCAGGACTGTGAGCTCTCTGAGACATTAATAGGAAGCATTTTCATTTGAGTTGGGGAGGCAGTTGAAGAAATTGGGTCGGACCTTGATCACAAACTTCTACTATAAAACTGAGGAATACTAGTATACCGCTAAGCTATGAGGGTTATGGTCAAGAaaagtattttttatataaaactactttttccttccatttttaCTTGTATAGCAGTAATTCTGACACACAATGCATACCCTCTTTTAAGTTGCATTATTGACTCTGACTCTCCAGACAGTTGATACTTGATACGACTTCTCATTGGCTTTTGTTTGGTTGAATGCCATTGTAAATGTAGGCAGTTGAAGCTGCCAGGACAGCAGCTCAGAGCATTTCAGATGCAGTGGATGAAAATTCAGAATCTTCCAAGGAGGATAATACAGAAGCGTCAGCAGCGGAAGAGGAAACTGATGATGAACGTGATAAGCAGCGGAAAGAAGCTCTGGATAAACTAGAGAAAGCCAGTGAAGACTCCTTCTTTAGCCAAGTGGGTCATgtgaaatatatatgtatacatatacatatcgatatataaattttatttgacCTTTTTCTGTTTCTTGCCTTGTAACCTTCATTTCCTTTCTCTTAAGTTTTAACATGACATGACCATCAAATCAAGGATTCAAGATCCTATATGACTTTCTCTTAAGTATTGCTAGAATGCATCCATTTACTGTTTGCAAAAGCTAGCTCTGatatttcatactccctccgttccccaaaaaaataaattagttttaccattttggtcgtcccccaaaattagacaaagtccAAATATGGAAAGTCTTCTATAAATATTAATCTTACACATCATTTAtaatgtggaccccacaatccactaacactcctTCCACtaccttctctctctctctcttactttttccatctctttcttactttaccaattgtacattaTAACACGTGCCATTTACAAAGTTGTCTATTTTTTaaggactgagggagtatacaATTAATTGTGTTCTGTAAATGCAGGGTTTGAAGGCTATTGATACATCTGTGGAAACCTTTGCCTCGGGAGCTTGGAAAGCTCTTGGAACTGCATGGAAAGGGTGAGCAACTCTAGCTTACAAGCACATCACGACAGTGTGAAATTCTTTTGACATGGTTGCCCATTTTATATGTGGAATGCTTTTGAATCAGTGCTAGTCTTTGGTTCATTTGAGGTTCTTTTATCTACATGCTTTATTATTTGCTTGATACAGCACAATGAaattatggagtactactaGTCGCTGACCCCTTGGTCATTTTTCATATCTCCTAGGATTGAGAACTCAGCTACAAATATAGCTGATTCAGTTCAACATAGCAAGCTACCTGGCTCTATTGGTCCAGTTGCACCATCTTTATTAGAGGTTTGTCTAGCATCTTGTTACCTTCTAAAACTCCAGAGTTTTGTCTGTTTTATCACTTTTGCTTACTATGTTAATGCAGACTGGAAAAGCTTTTACAGCTAAGGGCATGCATGTGCTAGAGCAAGTAGGAAAAGATACCATGGATCTTTTAATTTCAGAAACTGGGATCCTAGTTGACAAGAAATCTGATGGTAATGACGATGAAGATCAATTGTTTGAAGAAATTTCATTTGATAGGTGCTTCTATATTTATGGAGGTCCAGAACAGTTGGAGGTATATCCTCTAGCTCTTAAATATCCATCTGTAACAAATTTAGCTCAAATTAATGCGTGTATAATCTTTCCTGTAGGAATTGGAGGCACTATCCAACCactacgcattgttatacaacCGAAGAAAGGCTAAACTATCTTTGGAAGAAAAATCTGTTTATGATGGGAAGTTGAAAGAAGTCCAAAGCATATTTGATTTAGGTTCTGAACTTGATGGCAGTGTTACATATtcagaaaaaggaaagaaaaaagaggCTGGAAATGAAGACAGCATGaatgaattgaaaaaattgCATGATTCCAGTGTTCGCAAGGCTGCTGAATTGGCTGCAGGGTAAAATCCTTTTAACATTATCTATTACATTTAGTAGGAGTATCatcttattttctcttttaggTTTAAAACATGCCATATTATGGCATAGAACTTAGGGTTGAGGCCGTCTGCCAATATGTTTGTTTCTATTATTGTGATGATATGATACCCCCCTCATACAGTGTCAAAAATGAACTTGTTTCTTTTCCTTATTCATTTCAGTAATCATTAGAGTTAAAAGGACTCCTAATTATTTGTCTCCATCATGAATTTCAACACGCTAAGAAATTCTTGATGTTGCAGTGAATATATGGACTGCCTTGCTAATTAGGGCAAGAATGTGTTGGGGGAGAAGTGTAGTAAAGAGTCAAGATATGCAGTCGCATTTAGGTGTAGGTAGTTGAGGAGAGTTAGGTTTGGCTGTCTAGTTCTTGGTGATCTATATGAAAAATATAGATGGACATGTATCAATACATTTAAtaccaatttaatttattaaatatctATGTATGTGGCTATTTTGTTACTACGATTTTATTAATTCTTGGACTTGAACATGAAACATGACATTCTAATATTTTGCAGTTTTGCAAGTGCTTTGGCTGGACTGGCTCCAAACGATATCGTTCATAGAACTTCTGGAAGGCTCGATACTATTCACTCAGAGGGTGTTCATGTACGcatatgagtttttttttatcactgATTTAGCTGCTCTAGGGTGTAGTCCACTGAATGGTTAAAAAGttcattttgtattttttgaTACTTCATTAAGCCCTTGTGCTCGTCTTTACAGAGGCTTTCTGAAATTTGCTGTTTTGCGGTAACTCAACTTCTGATGCTTGGGAAGTCCATCATATCCGAAGCAAACAAACTGGAGGATCAAGAGATTGAGGTGAAGATTGATTGGCCTGAGGATTTTGTCGAAAGAGCTAAGATTATCAGATCAAAGGCACAATCAGTGACAGAAAATATGGAAGCAGTCTATAATGGTTTCATTACTGGTAAAATATTAACTTACTAGTATTATTTCATAAAACGGTCTATTTATTTATACTGTTCTGCTCAGGCATATCAGACATAGCAGAATCGTATTCAGCAGCCATGAGAAATTCTTCTTCTGCTGAGTCGCAAGGTCTTCCTCAGAAGTCGATTGAGGAAAAGGCGATTTTGATCACAGAAAATCTCCGAACTGATCACAGCACAGGTCTGAGTAAAATGCAGGAAGGACTTCAGTATCTGAGCTACTTGGTTATCTCTACTTCAATGCCTGCTGCTGCTTGAAAGTTGCAGAGCTTGTATTTGTAAATAGTCTCTGAATCTTTAGTTCGATTTGCCCTGCGCTGCTCCATTATTACTTGGGTTTTGCATGTATGTTCTTACTGCTGTCGGGAGGCTATCTGTTTTATTAAAGGGGAGAATGGCACTCAATGACGTTTCTAGTCCATTTTTATTGCAAAATCGCCACCCAAGTAGTGCTAAACATAAATATAACTAATGCAAATCATGGGagcaaaagacaaaaaaaatttgAGCATCACAAAAATAGTTAGTGTTATATGGCAACTGGCAAGGGTGCAAACTGTTATGTATTTGCAAATTGCAGGATGCTGGAAGACAATGAATGTTATACTAAATGGGACATTATTTTGGAATATTTGCCTGTCATGCTTATCATTTGATGATAGTTGCAAATAACATAACTTTGTCGAATGAACTTTTATGATTTGTACTTTGtaacaaattaataataatgtatTAATGTACTTATTTGGAGTTTCTTAATTAGTACCCCATTGCATTTTTCCTTGTTTTATGGAGTAATTGGGTTTTTCATTGACAAAATGACTGAAAGTGTTGGCCCAATAAGGCCCAGTGTCAGAACTCTTCATATTGAGATGGATTTAGTATTACTTTTTCTTTGTCATACATATATGAACAAATGTATATCAAGTGCCTGCTGTAAAttcttcaaaattaattttattaatttgtgcTTCTGTATGAAATGATTTTCAAATTCATCCACAACTAAGTattaattctataaaaataCTTAACTCCAGCACTTAAGACAGTGGTAAGGTTGAAACACGGCAAACAAAGTAGTGGTAGTTGATTTGGAAATCATCATCAAACTACAAAATGCCATATGTAGAGAATATAACAAACTTTCTTTGCTTGCAGACCTAAATGCAATGATGAGCTGGAAACAAAGCATCCATGTTCTAACAGAAACATCCAATCACATAGCATACACTATTTCTCCACTGCTATCGATGTCAAGATCAGGATCGCTTTCAAGATCCTCGTCCATGTCATCATCAATGTCGAGGCTTCCCGTGAGATACTGGTTAAGATTGTTGGTTCCAGCAGGTGGGATGGTAGCCTCAGTTATTATCTGCATAATCTCACTATCACTCTGCATAGGTTGTTCTGGTTCTTCAAACTGATTGTTTTCCATGTTGTTGTCCATCAAATCCGAAGGCAGGTTCTTTAGAAACCACTCGTGGTTCTTGATCTCTGGGATTGAAATCCTCTGTCGAAGCAAACTTACATTATGAAAAGGATGATATTCAAGATTGTGAAGATGATTGACTACCGACCTTTGCAGGGTCTGCCACGAAGATCCTTGAGATCAGATGACGACATTCTGGGGATATATGAACGTAGTCTGGGATGGTGTACTGGACATTCAAGATTCTCTGCCAAACACGCCAATGCCCCGATGAGGAAAGGACAAGACACAAAGGGAGTTAGGATGCACTATCACTAGGTACCTGTATAGTCTTTCTAAAGTTCTTGGGTTCCTCAGGGTCCTCGAATGGATATGCACCAACCAACATTACATATAGAGTTACTCCACAAGACCAGACGTCTGCAATCTATAAACAACACATAAAATATCACATTAGTGATTAGTTATCTTACTTTGCACAATATAACATTAGTTTGTAATGTATTGACTTCTCTCTGTGCTCAACTACCTTCCTCTTAGAGCAACCGGTCATGGCATAATGTAGTTTATTTCCTCTTTGGGAATCTTTCTAAGTTCTTCTAGACCAATCTCCAGATCTTAGTGGAACTACTTACTACCTAACTGATTTCTTTATTTCACTTAGTCAACTCTATCTTGAAAGTATGTTTAGACAAATAAGAGACTTTCCTCTTTTGCTACCCTTTGGCTGTTTCTGGGGAACATAACACTTGTTTATAGGCTATAGCTATGGAATAATGGGAAAAGGAAAGTTTTAAGCTTCAGTTTGCATAAACTAAACTACTCACCTTTccgtcatattcctttttgagCAACACTTCAGGGGCAATATATGCAGGGGTACCGACTGTCGACTTTGGTTGTGAATGAAGCACAGACGACTAAAACAAGCAAGCAATGTCCCAACATTCGATAACAACTTAAAGAAACGGGGCATAAGTTATAGAAAAGTGATCAAAGAAGCACAAGTGGATACCTTTGAGTAgccaaaatcacaaattttgaGCCGAGGAGCCGGGCTTCCATCGAGCAACGTATTCTCCAACTTTAAATCACGGTGGCAAATTTGCTTCATACACGAGTACATAATAAGTAAAACAGTTGAGAAATATGGGGTGTAGTTTAGGAAGGGGAAAACACAGAAAAGACAGATTGATCACAAATACCATAGCATGACAGTAGCTGACCCCTGATATTAGTTGCTGGAAGAAAAACCTTGCCTAAATACCAAAAAGAGATTGATTACAACTTAGAGTTTCCCAACAAATACAAAAATGTGATGTCGTATATAAGAAGCTAAGGTACCTCGTCCTCACTGAATCGCCCTGCGTTGCATATACGTTCGAAAAGTTCTCCTCCAGATGCATACTCCATCACAATGGCTAAATGTGTCGGCGTCAGTATAAcctaaaatacaaatttatgcAGAGAGATAGTATTATCATGATGAAGCAAGGATCAAGAAATAGATACCAGTACCTCTTTGAATCTGACGATATTTGGGTGTCTGAGAGACCTATGGTTGATGATTTCTCTCTGCACATTTTCATCAATCTACAGCATGAACAAAAGAGTTAGACAACAAtttgtgataaaaaaaaagaaacatcaTCTACTGTGATACAAAAACTCAatcttgataaaaaaaaattgatcaaataaAAGCTAAATAAAATCATCCTCTTCCTCTCATTCCACAagcatttaattattaaaaaaattaaaaaaaaaaagttaccttCTCCCCCCTCTCGATGTACTTAACAGCAACAAGCTCTCCCGTCTGGCGATCCCTCATGAGCCGGGCGACTCCGAAATTACCCGACCCGATATCCCTAACCAGCTCATACCTGTCGCTATCGTGCATGATCGGCATGTCCATATCCCCAAATTAAGCACGATCGCCGCAATCATGCAGCTCCCATTAACCCCAGTAAAATAAGCCCCAAAACGGaaagaaaaaaagggggggGAGAAGAAGCGACGTGGCGAGAGGTGAATCACGGAAGGACGAGTTGAGGTGAGTAAAGATAGAGATAGGTGTGCAGCATGCCCTCGTGAACAAGCTCACACCTCACGACCAATAATTTGACCATAACCTCCTTTTTTGTATCGGATTTCCATGATCGTAGTGCGTCGCTTTATTGGCGTTACAATAAAGTGGAATCAGTTGAGAGACAGACCCAGACCCAGACCCAGACCCACACCCAGATATGCGTGAATCAATGTGTCTGTAGAGAGAGACGGATCTCGTGAAGTGAAACTGCTTTTTAGTTTCTGCAAAAATGACTTCTCTTCTTAATCTGCCCTTTTTTCCAAGGCGTTTGCATTTTTTATGACATGTGTGATGAGCTGGTTGGGCCGCAGTCGATCACTCTTGGTTGGGCTAGTTTCACTTTCATTAAACATAAATGAATTTATTTATGATAATTTACTGCATGGATATAGTCCGTTTCACAAGCATATAATGGGCGGGCCTACACTATGGAAACCCAGTTAATAGGGAATAGTATAAATTTG
This sequence is a window from Salvia splendens isolate huo1 chromosome 5, SspV2, whole genome shotgun sequence. Protein-coding genes within it:
- the LOC121803110 gene encoding uncharacterized protein LOC121803110, which produces MADDSKKSESEVKLEPEECTAAEAHKVSPVRDTSGGWGGWGFSLSYLSDLQKAATEAAEEISRNAVEAARTAAQSISDAVDENSESSKEDNTEASAAEEETDDERDKQRKEALDKLEKASEDSFFSQGLKAIDTSVETFASGAWKALGTAWKGIENSATNIADSVQHSKLPGSIGPVAPSLLETGKAFTAKGMHVLEQVGKDTMDLLISETGILVDKKSDGNDDEDQLFEEISFDRCFYIYGGPEQLEELEALSNHYALLYNRRKAKLSLEEKSVYDGKLKEVQSIFDLGSELDGSVTYSEKGKKKEAGNEDSMNELKKLHDSSVRKAAELAAGFASALAGLAPNDIVHRTSGRLDTIHSEGVHRLSEICCFAVTQLLMLGKSIISEANKLEDQEIEVKIDWPEDFVERAKIIRSKAQSVTENMEAVYNGFITGISDIAESYSAAMRNSSSAESQGLPQKSIEEKAILITENLRTDHSTGLSKMQEGLQYLSYLVISTSMPAAA
- the LOC121804644 gene encoding serine/threonine-protein kinase SRK2E encodes the protein MDMPIMHDSDRYELVRDIGSGNFGVARLMRDRQTGELVAVKYIERGEKIDENVQREIINHRSLRHPNIVRFKEVILTPTHLAIVMEYASGGELFERICNAGRFSEDEARFFFQQLISGVSYCHAMQICHRDLKLENTLLDGSPAPRLKICDFGYSKSSVLHSQPKSTVGTPAYIAPEVLLKKEYDGKIADVWSCGVTLYVMLVGAYPFEDPEEPKNFRKTIQRILNVQYTIPDYVHISPECRHLISRIFVADPAKRISIPEIKNHEWFLKNLPSDLMDNNMENNQFEEPEQPMQSDSEIMQIITEATIPPAGTNNLNQYLTGSLDIDDDMDEDLESDPDLDIDSSGEIVYAM